A stretch of Synechococcus sp. WH 8020 DNA encodes these proteins:
- a CDS encoding diacylglycerol kinase family protein: MPSTLVLNADLDVCPALGTWIVNNTQLLSGFSLLIGDDVLQELARRHDFKDLSIIRGRAIRQGGDIAMAATILNGEISGLIHFPSPPERQARDVLSEPLVRAALLSDLPIALNPATASALMQGVKRSRRGYLIFNPVAGQGDPETELAEIRGHLEPQFMLQIWMTRPDLDPAEQAKDLIKEIQAFDSDGEGQSIIIASGGDGTVGAVASALQDSNIPLGIIPRGTANAFSVALGIPTGLKAACTNLLLGNLRRVDVALCNNRPMILLAGLGFEAGMVDKASRELKNILGPMAYIFSGARQLVDQQPFHATMQIDGQEYRLDASAITMANAAPATSLMAQGFGEVIPDDGLLEVIVASPKDRISGLSVLSSLAWSAIMSSSANHNNNIACFRTKQLQIELNDVQKLVIDGEVLDAKTITVSVNPGALQVVAPIPLKS; the protein is encoded by the coding sequence ATGCCCTCAACCCTTGTTCTGAATGCTGATCTCGATGTTTGCCCGGCTCTGGGGACATGGATCGTTAACAACACCCAACTCCTCTCCGGGTTTTCACTCTTGATCGGAGACGACGTGTTGCAGGAGCTCGCCCGGCGACATGACTTCAAGGACCTCTCGATCATTCGGGGCCGGGCGATTCGCCAAGGTGGAGACATTGCGATGGCCGCCACAATCCTCAACGGAGAGATCAGTGGTCTCATCCACTTCCCTTCACCACCTGAACGTCAAGCCAGAGATGTGCTGTCAGAACCTCTGGTTCGTGCAGCACTGCTCAGCGACCTACCGATCGCCCTGAATCCAGCGACAGCATCTGCACTGATGCAGGGCGTCAAAAGGAGTCGTAGGGGGTATCTGATTTTTAACCCAGTTGCCGGCCAGGGAGATCCTGAAACTGAACTTGCCGAAATCCGCGGCCATCTCGAACCGCAGTTCATGCTGCAGATCTGGATGACTCGACCCGACTTAGATCCCGCGGAACAAGCCAAAGACTTGATCAAGGAGATCCAAGCCTTTGATTCTGATGGGGAAGGACAATCGATCATTATTGCTTCAGGAGGCGATGGAACCGTTGGCGCCGTTGCTAGCGCACTTCAAGACAGCAATATTCCCCTTGGCATCATTCCCCGTGGCACCGCCAATGCCTTCTCGGTTGCGCTGGGAATTCCTACAGGATTAAAGGCTGCCTGCACGAATTTGCTTCTTGGCAATCTCCGTCGCGTTGATGTCGCATTGTGCAACAACCGACCGATGATTTTGTTGGCAGGCCTCGGTTTTGAAGCGGGAATGGTTGACAAAGCGAGCCGCGAATTGAAGAACATCCTTGGCCCAATGGCCTACATTTTTTCAGGTGCTCGGCAGTTAGTGGATCAACAACCTTTCCATGCCACGATGCAGATTGACGGACAGGAATACAGGCTTGATGCCAGTGCTATCACGATGGCAAACGCCGCTCCGGCCACATCCCTGATGGCCCAGGGTTTCGGCGAGGTTATTCCCGACGATGGATTGCTCGAGGTCATCGTTGCCTCTCCGAAGGACCGCATTAGTGGACTTTCAGTGCTCTCAAGTCTTGCTTGGTCAGCGATCATGAGCAGCAGCGCCAATCACAACAACAACATTGCTTGTTTTCGAACCAAACAATTACAGATTGAGTTGAATGATGTACAGAAACTGGTGATCGATGGTGAAGTTCTCGATGCGAAAACCATCACTGTGAGCGTGAATCCCGGAGCCTTGCAGGTTGTAGCTCCAATCCCCCTCAAATCTTGA
- a CDS encoding metallophosphoesterase family protein codes for MSARVRWNHPELIRQGIDQTRLVIDRGKNNPGIDEAFHFLVLGDSGTGRHRFQSPPRRIAERLLPHKADAAFVLHTGDVVYLVGALDQYRLNFMRPYREWLHHGNDWNSISPEGLVFNQPFLPVPGNHDYYDLSLPVALLAGLTLPLRRYLQWFDDIDAGWRGSRQGEAYARVFLDVLNQIPPARLTVHLNLHYDAVWDGQRCLRYRPGVNTRLPNRYFRFRHAGVDVFAIDSNTLITPEKPTNNRRHLKGDLRILEERQTLIYKTLASSSLDEDHRDELFDELETLQEECFDLQRQINQINQIKQGVMVDHEQLEWLKEGLIASHRDPSVRGRILTMHHPAYVTEKTKCNQADTHAIRRQLRDVFDAVVRALGEELGSTKPVDLVLSGHAHCLEVLRTHDTGHADSHLNWVICGGSGYGLRSQRREGAELIEDQAEGEAKVVATSKLFVGRNWTAAQGRNGYSGLRVDIAEGRPLSIRLTPLVSCRDSNGWLDADPEPITLRT; via the coding sequence ATGTCCGCTCGCGTGCGCTGGAACCATCCGGAACTGATTCGCCAAGGAATTGACCAGACCAGGCTCGTGATCGACCGGGGGAAGAACAACCCTGGGATCGATGAAGCCTTTCACTTTCTGGTTCTGGGCGACAGTGGCACTGGTCGTCATCGCTTCCAGAGTCCTCCCCGTCGGATTGCTGAACGACTGCTACCCCATAAAGCGGATGCTGCCTTTGTGTTGCATACCGGAGATGTGGTCTACCTGGTAGGCGCTTTGGATCAGTATCGCCTCAATTTTATGAGGCCTTACCGGGAATGGCTTCATCACGGTAATGATTGGAACAGCATCAGCCCTGAAGGCCTGGTCTTTAACCAGCCATTCCTGCCAGTACCAGGCAATCACGACTACTACGATCTATCTCTGCCTGTTGCCTTACTCGCGGGCCTCACCCTTCCGTTGCGCCGCTATTTGCAATGGTTCGATGATATCGACGCGGGATGGCGAGGTTCTAGGCAAGGCGAGGCCTACGCCCGTGTTTTTTTGGATGTTCTGAATCAAATACCTCCAGCCCGACTCACAGTCCATCTCAACTTGCATTACGACGCAGTTTGGGATGGACAGCGATGTTTGCGATACCGGCCCGGTGTGAACACCCGTCTGCCAAATCGTTATTTCCGTTTCCGACATGCTGGTGTCGATGTGTTCGCGATCGATTCGAACACCCTGATTACCCCTGAAAAACCAACGAATAACCGTCGCCACCTGAAGGGGGATTTACGGATTCTGGAAGAACGCCAAACCCTTATCTACAAAACATTGGCGAGTAGCAGCCTCGATGAAGACCATCGGGATGAACTGTTTGATGAGCTAGAGACGCTCCAGGAGGAATGCTTCGATCTTCAACGTCAAATCAATCAAATCAATCAGATCAAACAAGGCGTGATGGTTGACCATGAGCAACTGGAATGGCTCAAAGAGGGGTTAATCGCATCCCATCGCGATCCATCGGTGAGGGGCAGGATTTTGACGATGCATCACCCTGCATATGTCACTGAGAAAACAAAATGCAACCAGGCCGATACGCATGCGATTCGCAGACAATTGCGCGATGTGTTCGATGCCGTTGTGAGGGCTCTAGGGGAGGAGCTCGGATCGACCAAACCCGTTGATCTTGTGCTCAGTGGCCACGCCCATTGCCTGGAGGTGCTGCGCACCCATGACACCGGACATGCAGACAGCCACCTCAACTGGGTGATTTGCGGAGGCAGCGGCTATGGATTGCGATCTCAGCGACGCGAAGGAGCCGAGCTCATCGAAGACCAAGCGGAAGGCGAGGCCAAGGTGGTGGCAACCAGCAAGCTGTTTGTCGGTCGGAACTGGACAGCTGCGCAGGGACGCAATGGCTATAGCGGCCTGCGGGTCGACATTGCAGAGGGTCGCCCCCTCAGCATCCGTTTAACGCCTTTGGTTTCGTGTCGAGACAGCAACGGTTGGCTTGATGCAGACCCGGAGCCGATCACCCTACGGACGTGA
- a CDS encoding arylsulfatase, translating to MSVRSRFTRLSKQIALGGGIMILSTASISQAAPNQNSRAVFNRTRLPIAEPRPEKVTKVLPSEVPLPAQWEVTAPAGAPNVVIILLDDVGYAAPSAFGGVVNMPTAEKLADNGLRYNKFHTTALCAPTRAALKSGRNHHKVNTGSIPEIATGYAGNSTVVPDYAVPVAEILRLNGYNTAAFGKWHETPGRETTAAGPQTRWPTRQGFEKFYGFVGAEDNMWEPTIHDGVTVVDAPKKDRYHFTEDMTDQAIGWVRQQKSIKPDKPFFVYYSSAGAHSPHHVGKEWIAKYKGKFDEGWDVLRERNLQNQIKAGIVPEGTQMAKAPDSIPKWNSLTPQQQRIYARQAEVFAAFTEHSDHEAGRLIKAIDDLGELDNTLVIYITGDNGASVEGDRTGQWNWNHYLNGVGETPDEQEAKLDEWGGPTTYPMYHMGWAIAFNSPFALSKQVAGDFGGTRNGTVIHWPKRIKQGGGLRTQFSHVNDVAPTILEAANLPMPTMINGIPQIPMQGTSLMYTFDNPGAKERHNTQYFEIIGNRGIYHNGWMARATIMYPWMAPKRMNTVAADDGWELYDTTVDFSLSNDLAAQYPERLEAMKAKFMEEAIENQVLPLDDRLLERLVPSVAGRPTLLGDRTSMDLYPYAWNMVEDSIINVKNVSNSVTAYVDVKGGGEDGVIFSQGGRFGGWSLYVENNKPAYTYNYMGDLFTFKSNKPLPMGKSVVRFELDYDGGGTGKGADVRMILNNEVVAEGRLDKTIASRFSIDEGADVGLDRGSAVTVKTIGPRRYSAYGGQIDKVTLEIYPKESDAKS from the coding sequence ATGTCTGTTCGATCCCGTTTCACTCGCCTATCCAAACAGATTGCTTTGGGCGGTGGAATCATGATTCTTTCAACAGCATCGATTAGCCAAGCCGCACCCAATCAAAATTCCAGAGCAGTTTTTAATCGAACCAGGCTCCCGATCGCTGAGCCGAGGCCAGAAAAGGTCACCAAGGTGCTCCCTTCGGAGGTTCCATTGCCAGCTCAGTGGGAGGTGACGGCACCAGCCGGTGCTCCCAATGTGGTGATCATTCTCCTGGATGATGTGGGTTATGCAGCTCCGTCCGCATTTGGCGGCGTGGTGAACATGCCGACGGCGGAAAAGCTTGCCGATAATGGGTTGCGTTACAACAAATTTCACACCACAGCCCTCTGTGCACCGACTCGGGCGGCGTTGAAGTCCGGTCGCAATCACCACAAGGTCAATACGGGATCGATCCCAGAGATCGCCACTGGTTATGCGGGGAATTCCACCGTGGTGCCGGACTATGCCGTGCCAGTTGCAGAAATCCTGAGACTCAATGGCTACAACACTGCGGCCTTCGGCAAGTGGCATGAAACACCAGGCCGTGAGACCACGGCGGCCGGCCCTCAGACCCGTTGGCCAACGCGCCAGGGCTTTGAGAAGTTCTACGGCTTTGTTGGGGCGGAAGACAATATGTGGGAACCCACCATTCATGATGGTGTCACCGTTGTCGATGCACCGAAGAAAGATCGATATCACTTCACAGAAGACATGACCGATCAGGCGATCGGCTGGGTACGCCAACAGAAGTCAATCAAGCCGGATAAGCCATTTTTCGTCTACTACTCCTCAGCCGGTGCGCACTCCCCGCATCATGTGGGTAAGGAATGGATTGCCAAATACAAAGGCAAGTTTGATGAGGGCTGGGATGTTCTTCGAGAGCGCAATCTTCAGAATCAAATCAAGGCAGGGATTGTTCCCGAAGGCACTCAGATGGCCAAGGCTCCAGACAGTATTCCCAAATGGAATAGCCTCACGCCTCAGCAGCAGCGAATCTATGCCCGTCAAGCAGAAGTTTTTGCTGCCTTTACTGAGCACTCCGATCACGAAGCCGGACGTTTGATCAAGGCGATCGACGATCTTGGCGAGTTAGATAATACTTTGGTGATTTACATCACTGGTGATAATGGCGCCAGTGTTGAAGGGGATAGGACTGGTCAGTGGAATTGGAACCACTACCTCAACGGTGTTGGAGAAACGCCTGACGAACAGGAGGCCAAGCTTGATGAGTGGGGAGGACCGACGACTTATCCCATGTATCACATGGGCTGGGCAATCGCCTTCAATTCACCCTTTGCTCTCTCCAAACAGGTTGCTGGTGATTTCGGTGGAACACGCAACGGCACGGTGATTCATTGGCCGAAACGCATCAAACAAGGTGGTGGTCTACGCACACAGTTCTCGCATGTGAATGATGTGGCCCCAACAATTCTTGAGGCGGCCAATCTGCCGATGCCCACCATGATCAATGGCATCCCACAGATCCCCATGCAAGGAACCAGCCTGATGTACACATTCGATAATCCAGGTGCGAAAGAAAGGCACAACACGCAGTATTTCGAGATTATTGGTAATCGTGGGATCTATCACAATGGTTGGATGGCGCGGGCAACAATCATGTATCCCTGGATGGCGCCGAAGAGAATGAACACGGTTGCGGCAGATGATGGTTGGGAGCTGTATGACACCACGGTTGATTTCAGCCTTTCGAATGATCTGGCTGCCCAATATCCTGAGCGTCTTGAGGCCATGAAGGCGAAGTTTATGGAGGAGGCGATTGAGAATCAGGTATTGCCACTGGATGATCGTCTTCTCGAGCGTCTTGTGCCTTCTGTTGCCGGGCGGCCAACGCTTTTAGGTGATCGAACCTCCATGGATTTGTATCCCTATGCCTGGAACATGGTCGAAGACTCGATCATCAATGTGAAGAACGTTTCGAACAGTGTGACGGCCTATGTTGATGTTAAAGGCGGTGGAGAAGATGGCGTGATCTTCTCGCAGGGCGGGCGATTTGGCGGCTGGTCGTTGTACGTTGAGAATAATAAGCCTGCATATACCTACAACTACATGGGAGATCTCTTTACCTTCAAGAGCAATAAGCCATTGCCTATGGGTAAATCTGTTGTTCGCTTTGAGCTCGATTACGATGGTGGTGGCACTGGGAAGGGTGCTGATGTGCGTATGATCCTCAACAACGAGGTGGTGGCTGAAGGTCGTTTAGATAAAACGATCGCATCTCGCTTCTCGATCGATGAGGGTGCGGACGTGGGTCTCGACCGCGGATCTGCGGTGACGGTTAAAACGATCGGACCTCGTCGCTATAGCGCTTACGGCGGCCAGATCGACAAGGTTACCCTTGAGATTTATCCCAAGGAGAGTGATGCAAAAAGCTGA
- a CDS encoding helix-turn-helix transcriptional regulator, translated as MKTTFHSASELKQLFKRIGKSLDAVQLSPGPLEGCFTMLNLGNMCLLEIRTNQRLLLNGERGDDCMSFCFEATGVADEHRLFNQPIAPYSLNGFRQGQVESHFQLTANSTTFLAILSIRRFNSFICHYTGEELITQLKTNNSLQITPAMHARFRKKFENLLLNPPLTTLHRREATNHLYSSFLNALNDKHNVDYITFAPSPRQELVREFIDWAFKNSRNDFSLDQISESLFASRRTLIQGSKESLGMGPMEMMKRVRLEQVNWILRSTEARADENFKTITQVAQHYGFQSRGHFAKAYQNLFAEAPSDTWLKSTNK; from the coding sequence ATGAAAACCACCTTTCACTCTGCTAGCGAACTAAAGCAGCTGTTCAAACGGATTGGCAAATCACTTGATGCCGTTCAACTCAGCCCAGGCCCTCTAGAGGGATGCTTCACCATGCTCAACTTAGGCAACATGTGCCTGCTCGAAATTCGCACCAATCAGCGTCTACTTCTGAATGGAGAGAGGGGAGACGACTGCATGAGTTTTTGTTTTGAAGCGACGGGAGTAGCCGATGAACATCGGTTATTCAACCAGCCAATTGCCCCTTACTCCCTCAATGGTTTTCGTCAGGGACAAGTCGAATCCCATTTCCAACTCACAGCCAACAGCACCACTTTCCTAGCAATCCTGTCGATCCGTCGATTCAACTCTTTCATCTGCCATTACACAGGAGAAGAGCTTATTACTCAACTGAAAACCAACAATTCATTGCAGATTACGCCTGCAATGCATGCACGGTTTCGGAAAAAATTTGAGAATCTTCTCCTAAATCCACCCCTGACAACGCTGCATCGACGAGAGGCAACAAACCATCTATACAGCTCATTCCTAAATGCTCTGAATGACAAGCACAATGTGGATTACATAACTTTTGCACCATCTCCCCGTCAAGAACTAGTCAGAGAATTTATAGATTGGGCCTTCAAGAATTCTCGCAATGACTTCAGCCTTGATCAAATCAGCGAATCGCTATTTGCATCGAGACGGACCCTGATCCAGGGAAGCAAAGAATCACTTGGCATGGGTCCGATGGAAATGATGAAACGTGTACGCCTCGAGCAAGTGAATTGGATCTTGCGTTCAACCGAAGCGCGTGCAGATGAAAATTTTAAAACGATCACCCAAGTTGCTCAACACTACGGGTTTCAAAGTCGTGGACATTTCGCCAAGGCTTACCAAAACCTGTTTGCAGAGGCCCCAAGCGACACATGGCTGAAGTCAACAAATAAATAG
- a CDS encoding sulfotransferase family protein, whose product MRKSLHFCSCGLLYPEVVLSFSSLSDALVAGGCIRPTTLLAGLRHGAVSPRRFPVALLLTTSGLVVEPFAWLQSLGFGSTIQTCAVPDDPVVVIGHWRSGTTYLHQLLAADPCAATARNHFTIAPQAALVLKPLLKPLLKRLMTQHRPIDAVPWGADDPQEDEVGLARLSMDTNMAGIAFPQHYPRHFRRAVLNTSPEFEQQLLHFTRLTWLYEGAGKTHLVIKNSAHTARIALLLRLFPRARFVYLRRRPIDSIRSLVQVKQRLAHLVGLQEPPSSLQQVEETAAAHHQLQEAFARSRHLIPKGQLVEIVYDDLVQSPLETLQRIYSALEIGGWDSARDAIAARIAKGKAYKAKPVVLEPAAEQRLQALLS is encoded by the coding sequence ATGCGCAAATCGCTGCATTTCTGCAGCTGTGGGCTGCTGTATCCAGAGGTGGTGTTGTCTTTTTCCAGCCTTTCTGACGCATTAGTTGCCGGGGGATGCATTCGTCCCACCACGTTGCTTGCGGGTTTAAGGCATGGCGCCGTGTCGCCCAGGCGTTTTCCCGTTGCTCTATTGCTCACGACCAGTGGCTTGGTGGTGGAGCCGTTTGCATGGCTGCAATCCCTTGGCTTTGGCAGCACGATTCAGACTTGCGCTGTCCCCGATGACCCGGTGGTGGTGATCGGCCACTGGCGCAGCGGCACCACCTATCTGCATCAGCTCTTGGCAGCTGACCCTTGTGCCGCCACCGCTCGCAACCACTTCACCATTGCTCCCCAGGCTGCATTAGTGCTGAAACCGTTGCTCAAGCCTTTGTTGAAGAGGTTGATGACGCAGCATCGCCCGATCGACGCCGTGCCTTGGGGGGCAGATGATCCCCAAGAAGACGAGGTGGGGTTGGCTCGGCTCAGCATGGATACCAACATGGCTGGTATCGCTTTTCCGCAGCACTACCCGAGGCATTTTCGTCGCGCTGTGCTCAATACTTCCCCCGAATTTGAGCAGCAGTTGCTTCATTTCACACGGCTCACCTGGCTGTATGAGGGTGCTGGTAAAACCCACCTCGTGATCAAAAATTCTGCCCACACTGCTCGGATTGCCTTATTGCTTCGGTTGTTTCCAAGGGCGCGTTTTGTGTATCTGCGCCGGCGGCCTATCGATTCGATTCGTTCACTCGTGCAGGTCAAGCAGCGTTTGGCCCACTTGGTTGGTCTTCAAGAGCCGCCATCCAGCCTCCAGCAAGTGGAGGAAACAGCGGCGGCCCATCACCAATTGCAAGAAGCCTTCGCGCGGTCGCGGCATTTGATCCCCAAGGGGCAGCTGGTGGAGATTGTGTACGACGACTTGGTGCAGTCACCGCTAGAGACGCTGCAGCGGATTTACAGCGCTCTTGAGATTGGCGGCTGGGACAGCGCACGCGATGCGATTGCGGCCCGCATTGCCAAGGGCAAGGCTTACAAAGCCAAGCCAGTTGTGTTGGAACCGGCGGCTGAGCAACGCCTGCAGGCCTTGCTCAGCTGA
- a CDS encoding MFS transporter: MKIGTLRELQSLACVPYLGILASLQLIDPSVANIALVKASDALQMHGAVLALGASVSTLAQAASVLVMGFFGDRFGRRRVLAGSLLLALLGNLLSMLSSEAGLFLVGRALTGIALGSVLTSTFASVRFVTPAAGVSAALGLWNLLIVVGFISGSLIGGWMGTIHWRLSFLLVPMICSASLLLLPALLPAIPGNRSLKPDLPGLTSIAIAMVLFLFGINHAALGLRSPSFWLPACSGLLLFVLHITIERRSRKPIFPPRLYLRGFFAAAVINGIGWNVAQAVVQLQTSNFWQLVQGYSTSAVAIAQLPFLICFGVAGIYAGRWMGPGRRTLVLMAGGSLALVLGLALFAVVQVQTPYWQLLPALMLAGLGLAFVAVPQSALFVQEAPEDCFGSVLAFRTTSGQLGFAFGLAASGTMISGFGFNDLHSRMQAAGLGLEHLPQLDEHIRLFLRNSPISLEGAASQQLLNLLREAYTQGLAGTMLVVAVITALLFAISLLLLIIGREQQLLHQEGS, from the coding sequence GTGAAAATAGGCACTCTGAGGGAATTGCAGTCGCTAGCGTGCGTCCCTTATCTGGGCATCCTTGCCAGCCTGCAGCTGATCGACCCCAGCGTGGCGAATATCGCCTTGGTGAAAGCCAGCGATGCCTTGCAAATGCATGGCGCTGTGTTGGCCCTAGGTGCGAGCGTTTCCACCTTGGCCCAAGCCGCATCGGTGTTGGTGATGGGCTTTTTCGGCGATCGTTTTGGGCGGCGGCGGGTGCTCGCCGGCTCCTTGCTGCTGGCTCTGTTGGGGAATCTGCTCTCGATGCTGTCCAGCGAAGCGGGCCTGTTCCTGGTCGGCCGAGCCCTCACAGGCATCGCCCTGGGCTCGGTGCTGACCAGCACCTTTGCCAGCGTGCGCTTCGTCACCCCGGCCGCTGGCGTGAGCGCCGCCCTGGGCCTCTGGAACCTGCTGATCGTGGTGGGCTTCATCAGCGGCTCCCTGATCGGTGGCTGGATGGGCACGATCCATTGGCGCCTGTCCTTTTTGCTGGTGCCAATGATTTGCAGCGCCAGCCTGCTGCTCTTACCCGCACTGCTGCCAGCCATTCCAGGCAATCGCTCCCTCAAGCCCGACCTCCCCGGCCTGACGAGTATTGCCATCGCCATGGTGCTGTTTTTATTCGGCATCAACCACGCAGCCTTAGGACTGCGCAGCCCCAGCTTCTGGCTGCCGGCCTGCAGCGGACTGCTGTTGTTTGTGCTGCACATCACCATTGAGCGTCGCAGCCGCAAACCGATCTTTCCGCCCAGGCTCTACCTGCGCGGTTTCTTTGCCGCAGCTGTGATCAACGGGATCGGCTGGAATGTGGCCCAAGCGGTGGTGCAATTGCAAACCAGCAACTTCTGGCAGCTGGTGCAGGGTTACAGCACCAGCGCTGTGGCCATCGCTCAGCTCCCCTTTTTGATCTGTTTTGGCGTGGCAGGGATCTATGCAGGACGCTGGATGGGTCCGGGCCGGCGCACCTTGGTCTTAATGGCGGGGGGCAGCCTGGCGCTGGTGCTCGGCCTGGCGCTATTCGCGGTCGTGCAAGTGCAAACGCCCTACTGGCAATTGCTGCCCGCCTTGATGCTGGCCGGCCTCGGTCTGGCCTTTGTGGCCGTGCCTCAATCCGCCCTGTTTGTTCAGGAAGCGCCAGAAGATTGTTTTGGGTCGGTGCTGGCGTTTCGCACCACCAGCGGCCAACTGGGCTTTGCCTTTGGGCTCGCCGCAAGCGGAACGATGATCAGCGGCTTTGGCTTCAACGATCTGCACAGCCGCATGCAGGCCGCTGGCCTGGGCTTGGAACACCTGCCCCAACTCGATGAGCACATTCGTTTATTTCTGCGCAACAGCCCAATTTCGCTTGAGGGAGCTGCATCTCAGCAGCTTCTCAACCTTCTGCGAGAGGCCTACACCCAGGGGCTGGCGGGAACGATGTTGGTCGTGGCGGTGATCACGGCGCTGCTGTTTGCGATCAGCTTGCTGCTGTTGATCATTGGCCGCGAACAACAACTGCTCCATCAAGAGGGTTCCTGA